One stretch of Halapricum desulfuricans DNA includes these proteins:
- a CDS encoding RNA-guided endonuclease InsQ/TnpB family protein: protein MEVRRTVPVKLDVDSDDAALLRETVDEFLWAANYVVDHAWQGEYKTTSKAQLQEETYDEVREQTRLHANLVQNARNKAADAVQSVIARWKQGEYAGQPHFSKPTVVYDKRCATFHDDHVSLATVDGRIGVEYVLPDEDRDTPHSRYLDNDDYEVTGAELHDKDGEWFLHLRTKAEVESDTSDQAPTGHSTVLGVDLGVNQLAVTSTGTFWSGHEFDHWRREYEKRRASLQQCGSRHAHENIQAVGRKETGRFKLMLHRIANGIIEEAAENGCTVIAFEELTGIRDRLSGASWGHKWAFERVYEYVEYKAEMYGIDVEQVGPKNTSRRCSHCGFTHPDNRDGEDFECLKCGYENHADYNAAKNIGLRYLRRNQTGDGGGAPVGVRLNRGMVNANGEYDPPAGDSGQSGSPRESPTLNEVRSSDRAK from the coding sequence ATGGAGGTGCGGCGCACTGTCCCGGTCAAACTCGACGTGGACAGCGACGACGCCGCACTTCTCCGCGAAACTGTTGACGAGTTTTTGTGGGCCGCGAACTACGTCGTGGACCACGCTTGGCAGGGCGAATACAAAACGACCAGCAAGGCCCAGTTGCAGGAGGAAACCTACGACGAGGTGCGCGAACAGACGCGATTACACGCCAATCTCGTCCAGAACGCTCGCAACAAGGCCGCCGACGCCGTACAAAGCGTCATCGCCCGCTGGAAACAAGGCGAGTACGCTGGCCAACCACACTTCTCGAAGCCCACTGTCGTCTACGACAAGCGGTGTGCGACCTTCCACGACGACCACGTTTCTCTCGCCACGGTAGACGGACGCATCGGAGTCGAGTACGTCCTGCCAGACGAGGACCGCGATACACCTCACAGTCGGTATCTCGACAACGACGACTACGAGGTGACGGGCGCAGAACTCCACGACAAAGACGGCGAGTGGTTCCTTCATCTTCGCACAAAGGCGGAGGTGGAGTCCGACACGTCGGACCAGGCACCGACCGGGCACAGCACAGTCCTCGGCGTTGACCTCGGCGTGAACCAACTCGCGGTCACTTCGACAGGCACATTCTGGAGTGGTCACGAGTTCGACCACTGGCGGCGGGAGTACGAGAAGCGGCGTGCATCGCTCCAGCAATGCGGAAGCCGTCACGCTCACGAGAACATCCAGGCAGTCGGGCGCAAAGAGACGGGCCGGTTCAAGCTGATGCTCCACCGGATTGCGAACGGCATCATCGAAGAAGCCGCCGAGAACGGCTGCACGGTTATCGCTTTCGAGGAGTTGACCGGCATCCGCGACCGACTCTCGGGTGCCTCGTGGGGACACAAGTGGGCGTTCGAGCGGGTGTACGAGTACGTCGAATACAAAGCCGAGATGTACGGCATCGACGTAGAGCAGGTAGGCCCGAAGAACACGTCACGGCGGTGTTCGCACTGTGGATTCACCCACCCGGACAACCGCGACGGGGAAGATTTCGAGTGTCTGAAATGCGGCTACGAAAACCACGCTGACTACAACGCCGCCAAGAACATTGGACTGCGGTATCTCCGCCGTAACCAAACAGGGGACGGCGGAGGCGCACCCGTAGGCGTGCGCTTGAATCGCGGGATGGTGAACGCGAACGGAGAATATGACCCTCCTGCCGGGGATTCCGGCCAGAGCGGGAGTCCACGCGAAAGCCCCACCCTCAACGAAGTGAGGTCGTCAGACCGAGCGAAGTAG
- a CDS encoding DNA-binding protein gives MSSKTRTGYEVSHDEHAVVDEAIPEDDHEPVLRPSVAQESNAKVDGVHPDAVSRGLSLEAEERVAAREWEIWRTRSRWDRRQESDREARTRQAAERANVERRRDVARRAGSVNRWADTETVDPRAQLSRKALGQVNTEAARLAGELQGWTRAAISRLLAERVVEGMDMLDAVVTVYDDLREGPGQVIPIGAVERVDEYEVDIEGTVSVLWKPSSAAINQVGLLEDESGRIKFTAWQKSGQPAVREGERVRMRSVAKNWYQGRCSVALTGRTMVSFLEGQGES, from the coding sequence ATGTCGAGTAAGACCCGAACCGGATATGAAGTTTCGCATGATGAACACGCGGTCGTGGACGAAGCGATTCCCGAGGACGACCACGAACCAGTACTTCGACCCTCGGTTGCACAGGAGAGCAACGCGAAGGTGGACGGGGTGCACCCAGATGCGGTGTCACGGGGACTGAGCCTCGAAGCCGAGGAACGAGTGGCAGCCAGAGAGTGGGAGATCTGGCGAACTCGAAGCCGGTGGGATCGACGGCAGGAATCGGACCGGGAGGCACGGACGCGACAGGCAGCTGAGCGGGCGAACGTCGAACGACGTCGCGACGTGGCCAGGCGAGCGGGGAGTGTAAACCGGTGGGCGGATACGGAGACAGTGGATCCGAGAGCGCAACTGTCCCGAAAGGCGTTGGGCCAGGTGAACACAGAGGCGGCGCGGCTGGCTGGCGAGCTACAGGGCTGGACGCGAGCGGCGATCAGTCGACTGCTAGCTGAACGCGTCGTCGAGGGAATGGACATGCTGGATGCCGTCGTCACGGTGTACGATGACCTCCGGGAAGGGCCGGGGCAGGTAATCCCGATCGGTGCCGTGGAACGCGTCGACGAGTACGAGGTGGACATCGAGGGGACGGTGAGCGTCCTCTGGAAACCCAGTAGTGCGGCGATCAATCAGGTCGGCTTGCTCGAAGACGAGAGCGGGCGGATCAAGTTCACGGCCTGGCAGAAGTCCGGACAGCCAGCGGTTCGAGAGGGTGAGCGGGTGCGGATGCGGTCAGTAGCGAAGAACTGGTATCAGGGCCGGTGTTCGGTTGCGCTGACCGGGCGAACGATGGTCTCCTTCCTCGAAGGCCAGGGCGAATCGTAG
- a CDS encoding winged helix-turn-helix domain-containing protein: protein MADISARSNSDGEENPLERQRELMALLSQETRHSIIQALLGHPAVLASADEINHFISSKSKKTVQEQLEVLVEAGILAIYEYPPNKDRRGLPWKFYGFTKYGADILGDFNYLKGVPMARAVHQKTRKPEKIERHETAPRPPLPEPVRMTFRLDEEAK from the coding sequence ATGGCTGACATCTCTGCGCGCTCCAACTCCGACGGGGAGGAAAACCCGTTAGAACGGCAGCGGGAGTTGATGGCGTTGCTGTCGCAGGAAACCCGGCATAGCATCATCCAGGCACTCCTGGGGCATCCAGCAGTCCTCGCGTCAGCGGATGAGATTAACCACTTTATTTCGAGCAAATCGAAAAAGACAGTCCAAGAGCAACTGGAGGTCCTCGTTGAAGCGGGGATCCTTGCAATCTACGAGTATCCCCCAAATAAGGACAGACGTGGGTTACCGTGGAAATTCTATGGGTTCACGAAATATGGTGCTGACATCCTCGGGGATTTCAATTACCTCAAGGGTGTCCCGATGGCGCGAGCGGTGCATCAGAAAACGCGGAAGCCCGAGAAAATCGAACGGCATGAGACGGCGCCGCGACCACCGCTCCCAGAGCCGGTTCGTATGACATTCCGACTCGACGAAGAGGCAAAATAA
- a CDS encoding type IV secretory system conjugative DNA transfer family protein, protein MPTPGETADLPAVAADTRTVIRIQPATTTVDPETVAAQFRRLHTLLQSTDRRFRARPSTLEIRLTKVDEEIYYDIGVDDDAKDESLEHLIQELFPDSYDISRTLAPDHVLHTATQTTPVGLDFQRQLDHRKDWQTCLTPFEAFEGEHENEHRRVPLSTVVETMAVSNMPMVFQCLLQPRADWTLEADERRLDIERQQDSLSGKLINSLVGRPDPEHVELAESERQRLEELARKDARRCFDVTLRAVALPRSTSEETEAHDRIDALGTAFAAVGYTSYAIEATKRTGTAAEAFLEAIRERTVPRSRRPWKPATHIVADPTEVASFCVLDGTALTADARRALAVTPGERTTIPPPPTTELSAYQGPGLTLGHPTTSETTNSPLRLPPSLQPLHTAWFGKTGSGKSTALVNALLDNHDATDGASILIDPKGDGMPVEYLCAHFARYGTLENVLYFDCATVLPAFSFFDIRPDLAAGVSRTTAVEDRTDHYIEILTQLMGRDRFEQAVRSPDVIRYLVKAMFDPINGDDAFSHRELHGEARRMHERQSAPAVSDDDLERMLGGLVANRARTFDEIMAGVANRLEKIPVDQRLARIFNHVPDIDRSTTAQHTSPDPSASDPHFDIAAYLNEDVVIIFDTGGLRSEAQRVLSLVILSNLWSALRRRKRVAEAAEKSVTQPLVTVTIEEAASIAVSQLLKRLLAQSRGFDCAITLAMQFPAQLREGDATAYEEVLNNVSTILTGNVPVDHGLAERMATDEMPAVDVGHRLRALRRGQWLCSLPAAFDDPEPRPFVLRSVPLPPGHPEGSRPLTTQEQDALEAAIQRVETHTLETAGLTVSVPSAADDETEESNPSVIRVDSALPHTRRLPPTVEYDGATHALRCTGCDSRYDPSNDGMIRAIECCSALDETEPDDVPVCDLNLKLSPDEREASDWSDTHLMFLQVVYNAQQLRYAAPGYDLLRDSMLRLQEYVGIDPDAIEDLLEADLLRHDTDYPHRIYSVTSAGRRVIGEGYRQGVDFGHGQGDLDESSLHVLAVEVGRQYLEAHYVNDPESAVTEVVPYYELDGEDTTTAPASLAMGHDSDAIDDATDVYNNRRLDVAGLDAEGSVVVAIEAERINHDASEAIPADFDKMAACNPEDAIWIVTKQADGHAVLAALNDPPDGIARVEKTYAETTPPQQFRIDTPGLTAIYPVDWLRDRIETPHDGG, encoded by the coding sequence ATGCCTACCCCAGGCGAGACCGCAGATCTACCGGCTGTCGCTGCGGACACTCGAACGGTCATCCGAATTCAGCCAGCGACAACCACGGTCGATCCCGAGACCGTCGCGGCGCAATTTCGCCGCCTGCACACGCTGCTGCAATCCACCGACAGGCGCTTTCGAGCACGGCCGAGCACACTCGAGATCCGCCTCACGAAAGTCGACGAGGAGATCTACTACGATATCGGCGTCGACGATGATGCCAAAGACGAATCGCTCGAACACCTCATCCAGGAGCTGTTCCCCGATAGCTACGATATCTCTCGGACGCTAGCGCCCGACCACGTCCTTCACACAGCCACTCAGACCACGCCTGTCGGCCTTGATTTTCAGCGCCAACTCGACCACCGCAAAGACTGGCAAACGTGTCTGACGCCCTTCGAGGCGTTCGAAGGCGAGCACGAAAACGAGCATCGGCGCGTTCCGCTGTCGACGGTGGTCGAAACGATGGCTGTGTCGAATATGCCGATGGTCTTTCAGTGTCTCCTCCAGCCGCGTGCAGACTGGACGCTTGAGGCAGACGAGCGCAGGCTCGATATCGAACGCCAGCAAGACTCGCTCTCAGGCAAGCTCATCAATAGTCTGGTCGGCCGGCCCGATCCTGAGCATGTCGAACTCGCAGAGAGTGAGCGCCAGCGACTCGAGGAACTGGCCCGGAAAGACGCTCGCCGCTGTTTCGACGTAACCCTTCGTGCGGTGGCCCTCCCGCGATCGACCAGTGAGGAAACGGAAGCCCACGACCGGATCGACGCGTTGGGAACGGCATTCGCAGCCGTCGGATATACCTCGTATGCGATCGAGGCGACGAAGCGAACGGGTACGGCTGCAGAGGCGTTCCTCGAAGCGATCCGTGAGCGCACTGTCCCGAGGAGCCGACGTCCGTGGAAGCCAGCGACGCACATCGTCGCCGATCCCACAGAAGTCGCTAGCTTCTGTGTCCTCGATGGAACGGCACTTACAGCCGACGCCAGGCGTGCGCTGGCCGTGACACCCGGCGAGCGAACGACGATTCCACCACCTCCGACGACCGAACTCTCAGCCTATCAGGGCCCGGGGTTGACACTCGGGCATCCAACGACGAGCGAGACCACGAACTCACCTTTGCGGCTCCCACCGTCGCTTCAGCCTCTCCATACCGCGTGGTTCGGCAAGACCGGCTCGGGCAAGTCCACTGCCTTGGTGAATGCTCTCCTCGACAACCACGACGCCACTGACGGCGCCTCAATCCTGATCGACCCGAAAGGCGATGGCATGCCGGTCGAATATCTGTGCGCACATTTCGCGAGGTATGGCACCCTTGAGAACGTCCTGTATTTCGATTGTGCGACGGTCCTGCCCGCGTTCTCGTTTTTCGATATCAGGCCGGATCTCGCTGCGGGCGTCTCTCGAACTACAGCTGTCGAAGACCGGACGGACCACTACATCGAGATCCTCACCCAGCTAATGGGTCGCGATCGCTTCGAACAGGCCGTCCGCTCACCGGACGTCATTCGCTATCTCGTCAAGGCGATGTTCGACCCGATCAACGGTGACGATGCGTTCTCCCATCGCGAGCTTCACGGCGAGGCGCGGCGCATGCACGAGCGCCAGTCTGCCCCCGCCGTCTCGGATGACGACCTCGAACGCATGCTTGGCGGTCTCGTTGCCAACCGAGCGCGAACCTTCGACGAGATCATGGCCGGCGTGGCCAACAGGCTCGAAAAAATTCCAGTTGATCAGCGTCTCGCCCGTATCTTTAATCACGTCCCTGATATCGATCGATCGACCACTGCCCAACACACCAGCCCCGATCCATCGGCAAGCGATCCTCACTTCGATATCGCAGCGTATCTGAACGAAGACGTCGTCATCATCTTCGACACGGGCGGTCTTCGGAGTGAAGCCCAGCGCGTGCTCTCGCTGGTCATCCTCTCGAACCTCTGGAGTGCCCTTCGTCGGCGCAAGCGCGTCGCCGAGGCTGCAGAGAAATCTGTGACACAGCCACTCGTCACCGTCACTATCGAAGAGGCCGCTTCGATCGCCGTCTCTCAGCTGCTGAAGCGATTGCTTGCCCAATCGCGGGGCTTCGACTGTGCGATCACGCTCGCCATGCAGTTTCCCGCCCAGTTGCGCGAGGGCGACGCGACGGCCTATGAAGAGGTATTGAACAACGTCTCGACGATCCTCACGGGCAACGTCCCGGTCGATCATGGTCTGGCCGAACGCATGGCGACTGACGAGATGCCCGCTGTCGATGTCGGCCATCGCTTGCGAGCGCTGCGCCGTGGCCAATGGCTCTGTTCGCTCCCCGCTGCATTCGATGATCCCGAACCGCGGCCGTTCGTCCTCCGATCAGTACCCCTCCCACCTGGTCATCCCGAGGGATCGCGACCACTCACCACACAGGAGCAAGACGCCCTCGAAGCGGCGATACAGCGCGTCGAAACGCACACGCTCGAGACAGCTGGCCTGACCGTTTCCGTGCCGAGTGCTGCTGATGACGAGACTGAAGAAAGTAATCCCAGCGTGATCCGGGTGGACAGTGCGCTTCCTCACACCCGACGCCTCCCGCCGACCGTCGAATACGACGGGGCGACGCATGCACTGCGCTGTACTGGCTGTGATAGCCGCTACGATCCCTCGAACGACGGTATGATACGAGCTATCGAGTGCTGTTCGGCGCTTGACGAGACCGAGCCGGATGACGTCCCCGTCTGTGACCTCAATCTCAAGCTCTCCCCGGACGAGCGTGAGGCGAGCGACTGGAGTGATACCCACCTCATGTTTCTACAAGTGGTGTACAACGCACAGCAGCTTCGCTACGCGGCGCCGGGATACGATCTCCTCCGTGATTCGATGCTCCGGCTCCAGGAGTACGTCGGGATCGATCCGGATGCTATCGAAGACCTCCTTGAAGCTGACTTGCTGCGCCACGATACGGATTACCCCCATCGGATCTACTCGGTCACCTCGGCAGGTCGGCGCGTCATCGGTGAAGGCTATCGCCAGGGCGTTGATTTCGGCCATGGACAGGGCGATCTTGATGAATCGAGCCTGCACGTGCTCGCTGTCGAGGTCGGTCGACAGTACCTCGAGGCACACTATGTCAATGACCCGGAGTCGGCCGTGACCGAAGTCGTCCCCTATTACGAACTCGATGGGGAGGACACGACGACCGCCCCGGCCTCGCTTGCGATGGGACATGACAGCGACGCCATCGACGACGCGACTGACGTCTACAACAACCGCCGTCTCGACGTCGCTGGTCTCGATGCCGAGGGCTCAGTCGTCGTCGCGATCGAAGCCGAGCGCATCAATCACGATGCCAGCGAAGCCATCCCGGCTGACTTCGATAAGATGGCGGCGTGCAATCCCGAGGATGCCATCTGGATCGTCACGAAACAGGCCGATGGACACGCCGTCTTGGCCGCGCTTAACGATCCGCCAGACGGCATTGCCCGTGTCGAGAAAACATACGCCGAGACAACCCCGCCCCAGCAGTTCCGGATCGACACACCCGGACTCACCGCGATCTATCCGGTCGACTGGCTCAGAGACCGTATTGAGACACCGCACGATGGGGGTTAG
- a CDS encoding type II toxin-antitoxin system PemK/MazF family toxin — MSESIQIRRGDVVIVRLDPAEGHEMKKTRPAVVVQNDVGNKNASTTIVAPATGTHRGYPFEVPVEASDSPFENDSSVRLDQLRVVSISERIHSVAGSLEKSTMAKIDDALKLSLGLE, encoded by the coding sequence ATGAGTGAGAGCATACAAATCCGACGCGGTGACGTCGTAATCGTCCGCCTCGACCCTGCCGAAGGCCATGAAATGAAGAAGACTCGTCCAGCGGTGGTTGTCCAGAACGACGTTGGAAATAAAAACGCCAGTACAACGATCGTCGCACCTGCAACCGGAACGCATCGAGGTTATCCATTCGAAGTGCCAGTCGAAGCGTCTGATTCGCCGTTCGAAAACGATTCGTCAGTCCGGCTTGACCAACTTCGTGTTGTCTCTATTAGCGAGCGGATTCACTCGGTTGCGGGAAGCCTCGAAAAGTCAACGATGGCTAAGATAGACGACGCGTTGAAACTGAGTCTTGGATTGGAGTAG
- a CDS encoding SWIM zinc finger family protein, giving the protein MTALPLEEIPRRVLKRAQYEAFEFELVGEQIRVRNASYVDPENHEYELTIAEGIPIQCTCPADARFDSPCKHRVAVAIRRPILDLVTEVQSKNTGETPRLRVGNSAEERH; this is encoded by the coding sequence ATGACCGCACTACCACTCGAGGAGATCCCACGGAGGGTCCTCAAGCGCGCCCAATACGAAGCCTTCGAGTTCGAGCTCGTTGGTGAGCAGATCCGAGTCCGTAACGCCAGTTATGTCGATCCGGAAAATCACGAATACGAACTCACGATTGCCGAAGGCATTCCAATTCAGTGTACCTGCCCGGCCGATGCACGATTCGACTCCCCTTGCAAGCATCGCGTTGCAGTCGCGATTCGGCGTCCAATCCTCGATCTCGTAACCGAGGTCCAATCAAAAAATACAGGAGAAACCCCGCGGCTACGGGTGGGTAACTCAGCTGAAGAGAGGCACTAG